The window CAAAGGTTTTGGCGACCGGTCGCACACCACGTGCATCGGCCGCACGCGGGTATGAAGCAGAAGACGACCTTGTCCCCCGGAGCAAATCCAATCGTGTTGGGCCCCACCGAGTCGACGATTCCCGCACCTTCATGCCCACCGGCGAAGGGGTAGGTCTGCACGGGCAGATCACCGCTGGCGATGTGCTCGTCGGAGTGGCAGAGCCCAGCGGCAACCATCTTCACCCTGAGCTCTCCGGCTCTGGGATCGTCGAGCTCCATATCGACGACCTCGTATTTTGCGGGAGGCTGGCGAATGATCGCGCCGCGTGTCCTCACATCCGCTCCTCAGTTACATATCACTCGAAAATGCCAGGCCGGCCATGCGTTTCGTCGTCATGAAAAGGTCAGTTCCGGACCCAAAGCACGTTGGTGGGCACCTAAGCAACCAGGGCCGCCGCCAGCTCGCGCCATTCCCTGCGCGGGAATTCTGGGGGCATTTGACCCCAGTTTTCGCCGATGACCTGGATGCAGACGTGATCTGCGCCGGCCTCGTGATGCGAGTACACCTTCTTTCGGATCTCTTCCGGCTTACCCCACGCGACCAATGCATCAACTAGCTGATCGCTGCCCCCATCCAGGAAGTCCTCTTCTTTCCAGCCGAGGCGTAGAAGATTTCGACAATAATTCGGAAAGCCAAGGTAGGCGCCCGTGTATTTCCGGGCGATCTCCCGCGCTCGAGTGGCCTGCTGCTCGAGCACTACCGCGTGCTCGGGAGCCAATAATGCGTCGCCGCCCAACGATTCTCGCGCCCGCCGCGTATGCTCCGCAGTGACGAAATAGGGGTGAACGCCTGCGGCTCGTTCCTTTGCCGTCTTGAGCATCTTCGGACCAAGGGCGGCAAGGACCCGGCGCTTCTGCGGAATCGCCGAGCCGGCCTCGTCGAGCGCATTCAGGTAGTTCGTCATCGCCCGGAAGGGGCGCCGGTAAAGATCGGCCTGTTCCTCCGTATTGACCATCGAGGCATGGCTCGACCCGATACCCAGGATGAATCGGCCCGGCGCTACATCGTCGAGGCGACTGAAGCCAGCGACCACTTCAGCCGGGGCGTGTTTCCACAGATTCAGGACACCCAGCGCTACGGGAATCCGTTGTGTTGCCCCCAGCAGAGTCGCACCCATGTCGAACACAGGCCCGCCGAAAGCGCCTGGGTACCAAATAGCCGCATATTCCAGCTCTTCGAGTTCAGCCGCGGTGGCCGCAGCCTCGTCAGGCTCTCCGAAGTGCAGTTCAGTGCTCCACACTCCGACGGCGCCGAGCTCGTTAGCGATCACATTATTCGCCTTTGCTGGTCGTCATTGCTATCCCACTCACACCGCGGACTGCTCGTCCGCCCAGCCGCCCGGTAACGGCGCACCTCAAAGTGAGTCTCGCCCAGGTTCACATCGTTGTCAACCGAGAGGTTGGGTATGTCCGAAGAGGGGCGTCTGGATGCCACACCCCGCGGGGTGAACAGTCGCTCGCTCTATCCCCCGGGGGTAGGGCCATTAGTCGCTACACGTGTCGCCGCCGCAGTCGATCAAACAGTCACGACGCCGCGCAGGATCTTGCCGTCACGAAGGTCGTCGTATCCGTTGTTGATCTCGTCGAGCGAGTAGCGGCGGGTGATCAGCTCATCGATCTTCAACTTCCCGGATTCGTAGAGCGCGAGCAGCTCCGGAATCGCTATCCGAGGGTTCATCGAACCGAACACGGTGCCCTTCAATTCCTTGTTCCACAACACCAGGTCGTGAAGGGCCATCGGCACGTGAGTTTGGCTGAACGGTGCCACACCGACTGCCACGCACGTGGAGCCCTTTCCGGTGATGGACAACGCTTCGCTGAGAATATCGCCGTAAAGCACGCTGGGAGCCACGATCACCCGATGGCACAGCTGGCCCCGAGACAGCTCCTGGATCAGCGGTAGTGCCTCGCCGACCGATGACGCGGTGTGCGTCGCGCCGAACTCACGCGCCTTCTCTTGCTTGAACCCGATCGGATCGATAGCAATGACGACACGTGCACCAGCTGCGGCTGCGCCCTGGACCGCGTTGATGCCGATGCCACCTACGCCAATAACGGCGACGACGTCGCCCGGCTGGGTTTGTGCACGAACTACGGCCGCGCCCCAGCCTGTCGGAATACCACACGACAGCAGGGCAGCGATCTCGAAGGGGACGTGTTGCTCAACTTTGATCAACGAAAACTCATGTACGAGAGCGTATTCGGCAAAGGTGCCAAGGTTCGAGTAAACGTTCGTACCTTCTCCACGCCACAAGTGTTTGGGCTTGTCCGCCTTCTGCAGCAGACTGAATCCCAAATCGCAAAGATATTGGCGTCCACTCGCGCACGATGGGCACGTGCCGCAAGCGGGCATGAAGCTGGTGGCCACGTGGTCACCGACTTGGAACCGTTCGACCGCCGACCCGACTTCGACGACAACGCCTGCGCCTTCATGTCCGCCAACGAGTGGAAACTGTGACGGCAAACCCATTGCCAAGCGCGCCTCTTCGGGTATGACCATGTCACCGGTGGCCATGTGCTCATCGGAGTGACATAAGCCGGCGGCCCTGACTTCGACGATCACATCGTGAGGTTCGGGCTTGCCGAGCTCGACATCATCCACGAGCCACTTCTCCCCTACCCCGGTGAGTAACGCTGCCCGCGTCTTCACGATGTGCTCCCTACGGCGTTAGCGACCTCTCGGGCCCAGTTGTAATCAGCCTTGCCCGCCGGCGACCGTCGGATCTCGTCGACAATCGCCACAGTTCGTGGAATCTTGTATCCCGCAAGTTGTTTACGCGCATGCGCTTGCAGCTCGGCAAGATTCATGGCGCATGCAGGGTGAATCGCGATAACAGCCGCCACCTGCTCCCCCAGCAACGGATCGTCAACCCCGACAACTATGGTGTCGAGCACGGCGGGGTGCTCTTTGAGCACCGATTCCACCTCATCCGGAAAAACCTTCTCTCCTCCGGTATTGACAACTAGCGACCCCCGGCCAAGGAGTGTGATTGTTCCGTCCTCGTTGCGGACGGCATTGTCTCCGATCACTGCCCACCGTCGACCATCAACGTCTGTTCGGAAGACTTCAGCGGTCTTTTTGTCATCTCGCCAGTACCCGCTGGCAATGGCGCCTGAGGCCGCAAGTAGTCCAGTCTCTCCGACAGCCGCTTCGCTGAGGTCGCTTCGCAGGATGGCCGTGCCCGGGCGAACCTCGAACCTGGGAGGCTTCTCACCGTCGGCGCCCGCCCGGGTACCGATCGTGCCGGCCTCGCTTCCACCGTAGCCATCGACAATCTGGACGTGCGGCAACGCTTGTTTCAAGCCTGCCTTGACATGTGGAGACAACACCGCACCGCCTGATCCGAATGCCACTAATGACGAGAGGTCCCATCTGGCTGGATTCCGTTGCAGCTGTGCCAGTAACGGGGTCGCCATGGCGTCGCCGACAATGCTCATCACCTCAACGCCAAAATGCTGCACGGTGTCCCACACCCGCGGGGCGTCAAACGTCGGCCCTACCCACACAACCGCAGTGCCCGCGGATGCCCAGGCTCGTAGAACTGCCCATTGCCCGTTGCCGTGCATTAGGGGTGCGACAGCCATCGTCGCCGTGGCCGGCCGCTGGTCCCATTTCCCATCGGCCACATCTGAAATGAGTTGCCCCGTACCCGGGCCCCAATTGAGCGCTCCGTGAAACAAATTGTGATGCTTCCAATAAACCCCTTTGGGCAGCCCGGTAGTTCCGCCGGTGTAGAGCAGGTAGCCATCGTTTCCGGACCTTCGGACAGAGACTCGCGCGGGATCCATATCGGCGAGCAGCGCCGAATAGCTCACCGACCCAGGGCTGTCCATCGGCGAGTCCATGTCGAGAACGACTACATGTGCACGTTGCCGTACCGTTTGTAGACAGGTCAGTATGACTTCCGCCAGTGCGGCTTCCACGACAACGACTTTGGGTTCGCAATCGGCGATGATGTGCGTGATTTCACTGGCGGTATAGCGGTAGTTGATGTTAACCGCCAGTGCGCGGATCTTGAAACAGCCCAGGAAGACGTCGAGCCACTCGATACGGTTGTGCGCCACGACTGCCACCCGGTCGCCTCGTTCGACTCCGAGACCCGCCAGCATATGGGCGCAGCGGTTACCGCGGTCGTCCATCTGCTGGTAGGTGTAGCTAAATCCGTCCGAGAGAGCCACCGCAGTTCGCTGAGGAACGACGTCAACGATCACCTCGAAGAGGTCTGCGAGATTTACGCTGTGGTTGGTCATCTCTGCTCCGCCGTCGTCGGTCTGATTCCAAAAAGTCGGTGCCGAAGCGTCGTTGAGTTGTGCACCGGAATCACAACGTCTCACCACCGTCGATGGCGATGACCTCACCAGTGAGGTATCCACTCTCCTCGCCGCAGAGATAAGCCGCCAGGGCCGCAAACTCTGACTCTGTGCCGTGGCGACCCGCGGGTATACGTGCGACCATCCGGCGGTAGGAGTCCTCGTCTTCGAATTGTGCCTGTGTCATCGCAGTCCGAAAGTGGCCGGCCGCAATCGCGTTCACAGTGATGCCGTAGCGCGCCCATTCGCGCGCCAGTGAGCGAGTCAGCTGCACGAGGGCTCCCTTCGCCGTGTCATAGCAGGAGGTGAACGGGACTGTGCGCCGGACCACGTTGGAGACGACGTTGACCACCCGCCCATATCGTTGGTCGACCAAGGTGCCGCCGAATGCGCGCAGGACGCGCACTGCACCTCCGAGATGGGTTTCATGTAGTGCTGCCCACTCTTCTTCGCTGATCGCGGTATCGAAGCCCGGGAAGGAGTCCTCGATTCCGGGCAGCGGGATGAACGTCTTGTAAAGCAGACTTCCGGCGTTGTTCACGACGATGTCTACCCGGCCGAACAATCGTCTGACCTCGTCGTGGGCCTCCAGCACGGAGTCCGGTGCGGTCACGTCGGTGGATATTGCCGCAACTCGTACCCCGCAGGCACGAGCCTCATCGGCCACCGCGTCGAGCGCCTCACGAGACCTCGCCAATAACGCCACATCAGCACCCTCGTTTGCGAACCGAAGCGCAACGGCGCGACCCAGGCCGCGACTCGCGCCGGTAATCACCGCGACGCGTCCCCGCTGGATCATGATGGCCTCACAGCGACCGCATCGAACAGGTCGGCAAGGTCGACTGAACGTTCAGCCACGTCGCTGCTTGCCACCCTTGCCCGCTTCGATCGATGCCGAGAACTCAAAGGGGGTTGTCCACCCGTAGCGTTGATACTGCAGCGCTACCAATTCGAAAACGCCGTAACCGGTTTCGTTACCCAGCCGGAATTCGCACAATGAGTCATGGATCGTGCCATGGCGCCGCGCCGCATCTGCATATTCCTTGTTGGGCCAGTGTTCCCAGCCGGCCTCTGGTCGGCCGAGCGCCGATGCGTAGGGGTTGGATAGATCCACTGGCTCGGGTGCCATGTAGCTCACCAGCGGGCCCAGGGCGCGGAACTCGAGAGCCTCATTCTTCCCATCAACTGTTTGGAGCTGGACAGTGCCGCGGCTGGGCACCCGCTCGCCCTCGGCCAGCTCGAAGTCGTGATCCACGATCTGAACGCCCGGCCCAACTCGATCGGGATAGCAGAATCCGCCGCTGGAGTACTGGATCTGTCCGGCCGCGTCCTCGAAGTGATACAAGCTAAGGCTCCGGTCCGGAAACTGGACACACGACCAGATCCAGAAGTCGAGTCCTTCGCGGATACCCCAGGTTCGGTCGCGCACACCGTACCAGCCGTCTGCCTCGTAGCGATTTCCGTCGATCTTCATCCAGCCGCGGTAAGTGCCCGACTGGTGCAGATGAGCGAAATCGTGTATTGCCTCCCCGTCGGGCTTTGCCGCCGAGATGCGATCGAACTCCCACGGCCGGTGTCGGGCCGTCCAGGAAAGGTCCATCTCCAGTCCGGACCCGTTGGGCATCATGGTTATTCGCCATTGCTTCATCGGCTCTACGATCTCGAAGGTGAATTCACCGATGTCCATTCGGGCGCGATCGCCACTGATGGGTCGTACCCCGCGCCAGTCCGTCTGACCGCCGTTGATTCCCGGCACCGCCGAGATCACGTATGCGCTGGCCAAATCGGTGTTCGGTGTGGTGCCCATACCGCACACCAACAGCACATCGCCATTGGTTGAGTGCACGTTGAAATAGTTACGTTCCTGCCATTCGGGCCTCCCGCCACCCGGAATCGCAATGCTGTCAGTACTCTGGTGAATGAAGTAATCATCAAGTGGGACAAGCATGCCGGTTCCTTAATCGCATGGCCTGCGGTCATTCCTTAACTGGTAAGAGGGCGAGCAAGTCGTAGGCCCGTTTGAGCAGGATGTCAATTACCGCTCCCCACTGCGCCATGCGCTCATCGGGTAATGCGCCGGTCTCGTAGGCGATAGCCCCCTGGTGGAGGATGCCGGCGAGCTTTGCGATCGCGGCTACCTCGTAGACCTCAACGCCACGAGCGCTCCGACCGCTGACCTTTTCCCAGGTTTTGATGGTTTCCCCGCGCGAAAACATGCCAGGCAGCGCGAAGTAGTCGTAGCTGGGCAATGGTATGTCGCGAACATCGATATCTCCCGGGAACCACCCGAGTACGTAGCCGAGGTCATACAGCGGTTCACCGTTGTGTGCCATCTCCCAATCCAGGAGCGCGGTGAGCTTGCCGCCGTGCCAGAGCGTATTCCCGATCTTGGGATCACCATGCACCACGGCAGGTTCGCCGCTGCGGACGAAGCCAAGATCTGACAGAGTGTCGAAGACCGTTGCGATCGCTAACCCTTGAGCCGCGTGTTGTTTCGATTTTGTGGAGTTCCGTTGCGCACGTTTGCGCCACTCCCCGTAGACCGCTTCCGGCGTTAGTGGGCGGCCCAGGCTGGGCTGCGGTGGCGTCCGGTTCACCGTCGCGATCGCCGTAATCCATTGTTCGCACAGCCGGTGGCGGAATTCAGGGGTGCACTCGGCGAGCCAGGCGGGTGCTTCGTACTCGAACGATTCGCCACGCATCGCCGAGCACAGATAGAAGGGTGCTCCGATGAATTTCTCGTCGGTGCACACGCCGTAGACGCGGGGCACCGGCACGTCGGGTGCAGCTTGCCGGATGTCCGCGAGCACGTCGTGTTGTCGCTTCATGTCGTAGGGCGGCAGCAGGCCCGGGCCCTCCGGCGGAGTTCGCAGGATCATGTCGATGCCGCCGAGCCGGTAGGTTTCATTCGAGTGTCCCGCGGCCAACGTGTCGACAGTCGTGACCGCGCCCGGTCGACCCAGAAACGCCTCCACTCCTGCGGCAAGTGTCTTCGTGTCACGAGGCATTGACGTCTCCGTCTTCTGAAGAGCTAGCGTGTTGGGCGGAATCCGGCGGATGCCACGAACTCCGGGCTGGTCGCCTTTTCGATGAGCGGATCGATATTCGGGCCACCACGCAGGTGATGGCCGCCGTCCACATCGAGGATGGCGCCGGTGATCCAGGCAGATTCGTCCGACAGCAGGAATGCGACAGCCGCGGCGACATCTTCGGGAGTGCCGGTCCGCGCCAGCGGCATCTTGTCCAGATAATCCTGGCGCACGGAAGGTGTCTGCACCAGCTCCGTTGACGCTTCCGTTGGCACTAGTCCCGGGCGCACGGCATTGACACGGACGCGCAACACGCCCAGTTCGTCAGCGGCGGTGCGCACGAGCATTTCCAGGCCGGCTTTAGAAGCGTTGTAAGACACCATGAATCGATGAGTCAACACCCCGGCGATGGATGACATCGCGACGATCGAACCGCCCCCGGCCTCGGCGATGGCTCGACCCGCATGCTTGATGGTCAAAAACGACCCAGTCAGGTTGGTGGCGAGGACGGCATCCCAGCTGGCTTTGTCAGCACTCAAAATGGGTCCGCCGGAGCCGAAGCCGGCATTGACTACCGCAAGGTCGAGGCGTCCAGTTCGCTCAGACGCCGCAGCCACGGCCCGGATCACCGCCGCCTCGTCGGACACGTCGCAGACAACCCCGTTGGCTCGATCACCAAGTTGCGTGGCTGCGCTTTTCAGCTTCGTCTCGTCGCGGCCGCAGACCGTAACCCATGCTCCTTCTGCAATCAGAAGTCGGGCACACGCCAACCCCAGGCCGGAAGCCCCGCCGGTGACAATGGCGCTGCGGCCGACAAATCGACCCCGACTCCTCTGTGACACCTCGGTGTCTGGCATCGTACTACCCCACAGACCCACGAGCTTATCCCAACTGGCTAGTTGGGTATAGCGCGAACGTAGCATCACCACCAGGTGGCGTCAACGCAGACCGGCCACTTCCCGCCCCACCGTTAAGGCGGCGACTGCCTCAACCGCAACGCCCGTTTGGGGCAGCTGTCCACTGCCTGCCGGGCACGCTCGAGCATGTCGTGCTGCGGCCGGACCTCGAGTATCTGCAACGCATCTTCGTCGTCAAGAGCGAACAACTCGGGTGCTATGCCAACACATACGGCATTGGCCTCGCACACATCGGCGTCGACGGTCAGTTCGACATCAGCCATGATCCTCTTCCCAACCGGCCAGAATTTGATCCAGATCGCACCATTTACCATCGAGTTCGGGCAGCTCAGTCCGAGTGCGCGAAAACCGTGGCGCGGGCATGGCCTGAACGACCCCGGTCCGCTTTGCCACTGTTTCGCGGGCAGCGATGTGAGGATGGTTGCATACCTCCCCGAACGAGAGCACCGGCGTCACACAAGCATCGGTGCCGGCGAACAACCTCTCCCAATGCTCGCGCGGGCGAGACGCAAAGACGTTGGCAAATCTCGCTTTTGTCTCGGGCCAGTGTTGTCGATCCAATTGATCGGGAAGAGTCGCAGCATCTATACCCAGTCCGTCGATGAGCGCTCGGTAGAACTGCGGTTCGATGGCTCCCACCGCCACAAAGCCGCCATCGGCGCACTCGTAGGTGTCGTAGAACGGTGCATAACCGTCAAGCAGGTTCGACTCACGCTCATCCTTCCATTGGCCCAGCGGCAGAAGCCCCCACACCATTTGCGCGAGAAGCGACGCGCCATCGATCATGGCGGCGTCGATCACCTGTCCGGAGCCTGAGCGCTGTGTTTCCCACAGCGCCGCAAGTATGCCGATTACCAGAAGCATTGAGCCGCCGCCGAAATCACCGATCAGGTTCAGCGGTGGCACGGGACGCTCCTTCGCTCGCCCGATGGCGTGCAGCACGCCGGTCAGCGAAAGGTAGTTGATGTCGTGGCCTGCTCTTAGGGCCAGCGGCCCTTCCTGCCCCCACCCGGTCATACGGGCGTAGACCAGGCGAGGATTGCCGGCATGACAGTCCGCGGGGCCGAGCCCGAGCCGTTCGGCGACTCCGGGCCGGAAGCCCTCGAGCAGCACATCGGCAACCTGCACCAGCCGTAACACGTCCGCTCGGCCAGCCGAATCTTTCAAATCAACCAGCATGCGGCGGCGACCACGCATCATCGGCTGTGGTGCGTCCGGCGAATCCAATTGCTCGCGGTAGGACGGCCGCTCGATGCGCACGACGTCGGCACCGAGGTCGGCGAGCAGCATCGCCGCGTGCGGGCCAGGGCCGATACCGGCCAGTTCCACGATCCGCAATCCCGCCAACGGTCCCGGCGTCACGCCCAGCGCCCCCTCATGTTGCAAGCCGGTGTCGCGGTGCTTCTTCAGCAGCTGCTCGTATTTCGTTAATTGCCAAGACCGTTCTCTCTCCTGCAAGGCCGCCCCGACTGGATCAGTAGCGGACGCCCTTTAGTGACGGCGTGAATCTCAAGTTGACCTCGGTAGGGCCCGAGATGAAGTTCGACGCCAACCAAGTCGGTTCGCCGACCAGCTCCAAGTTCGGTAATCGGGTAAGCAGGCGGCTCATCATCGCCGAGATCTCGAGCCTGGCGAAATGTGCTCCCAGACAGAAGTGCGGTCCCCCCGCGCCGAATCCCATGTGAGGATTGGGATGCCGGTCCACGATGAAATCGTCGGGATCGGCGAAAACCGCAGGATCCCTGTTTGCGGCCCCGAAGTATAGAAGAACCTTTTCGCCTGCGGCGATGTTGACCGCACCCAGCCGAGTGTCCTGCAATGCCGTCCTGCGCATGAAGACCACCGGGCTTTGGTAGCGCAGAAACTCTTCGACGGCCCGGGGCATCAAACCTGCGATGTCAGCGATCAGTCGCGATTTGGCGTCGGGATGCTCGAACAGCGTTAACATCGCACCGCCCACCAGGTTCCGTACCGTGTCACCGCCGGCGTTGACGAGCAGCAGGATGAACAAGTTGAAATCCAGGTCATCGAGCCGGTGACCGTCGACTTCCGCGTGCACCAAACGGCTGGCAAGAGATTCATCGGGCTGCCGGACTTTCCTCGCGCGCAGATCGGTTCCGAACTGGAGCATTTCCTCGCGAGCCGCGGCGCGCTGCTCATCGCTGACCGCATCCTGTGCCGAGTGCATGACCTCCGTCAGTTCGTATAGCCGGATACCGTCTCGACGTGGGACACCGAGCAGTTCGGCAACCAGATACGACGGGAGCAACCCGGCGACTTGGCTCATCAGCTCGCATTCACCGGCTTCGCAGACTTGATCGATGATCTCGTCGGCCAGCCGGTCGATCAGCGAGGCCCAGCGGGCGGCGCTGCGGGGGGTGAACTCGCTGCTGACCAGCTTGCGGTACTGCGTATGCCTCGGCGGATCCATGAACATCATCATGTGCTGGATCGCTGAAAGTTCGGTTTCGCTGACGTCATACATCGTCATTCCGAATCGATTACTGAAAATCTGCGGGCGGACGCTGGCTTCCTTGACCAAGCCAGCAGTTGTGACCGCCCAGAACCCCGCACCGCCGGGCTCATCATGCCAGTACACCGGTGCGTTCTCTTGCAACCAGTGATACTGATGCACTGGATGGCCGTTGGCAAACGACGCGGAGCTCCAGAGATCGATGGAGACATTAGTTGTGGTTGCGTTCACGATGCCCTCTCCCGGGACAGCAAGTTCGGTCGTCCACTACTTCACATTTCGCGCGATTGCCCGCACAGTCTGGTGAGCGTGCATTCTGCGGTGTCACAATCCGGTGTCCTGGAGCAGTAGCCGGGTCAAGTGCGACGACGCGATCTTCCAGGCACCGTCGACCTTTCGGTATGTTTCGTGGTAATGCCCCCACCCATGGATCAGGCGGTGAAGGTGGGTCGCGACGACGATGTCCTCCATCGGCCAAATACCTCGCGCCTCAGTGTCCGAGATGATCTCCAGTACCGGCGTATGCCCCTGATGCACAGATGTCGTCGGGTTCAGGATGCCCCGCACCACATTCTCCTTGATGGCATCCAGCCCGGTGAAGCTTCTCGTGTCGCCGTCACGCCCGCCCGTCGACACCGCGCTGTCCCAGGCCAGCGTTGCGTCGACGGTGAATAACCCCAGCCACAAGTCCCATTGCTTCGTATCGATGTAGTAGAAATAGCGCGCCTTCAGCTGCCTCAGCGCCTCAAGCTCCGCTAATTCTCGAAATTGGCCCGGCGCCGGGCCTGTCACGGTGTCTTGCATATTTTCCTTAGCCAACTCATTGGTTGGGTAAGGGGGAAACTACCAGCACGGGCGACCTGGTCGCAACAGGTAAGGCCGCCACTAGCCGGTGCGCTGCCCCGCCCATCCGGGGAAAGCAACCGGCACCGAGCTCGGTTGTCAACTTTGTGGCTGGCAACCGTGCTGGGTCGGGCCTACGATCGAGCGCGGCAATGAATCGCCACCAACAACCAGGGAGAGTATCGAGATGGATCGGTTAGGCAGCAGCCTGTTCATCGGTGGCAAATGGGTGCCTTCGCGGACCGACAAACACTTCGATATCGTGTGCGCCTCAACGGAAGAGGTTGTCGGCACCGCACCCGAGGCGACACCGGAGGATGTCGACGCTGCGGTCCTGGCGGCACGATCGGCCGTCGACGATCCCGACGGGTGGGCGCACTGGGATTCCTCCAAACGCGCTGCGACCCTGGAGCAATTCGCTGACGTAATGCAGCAGCGCGGTGACGAACTGGGTCGGCTTGTGACGCTGCAGAACGGTATGCCAACCACGATCGCGAACCTTTCCGAGGTGGTCGCACCTCCCAAGTTGCTGCGCTACTACGCCACGCTGGCGCGCAGTGTCCGGCTCGAAGAGGAGCGGGTGTCGATGAGCGGCGGGACAACGGTTGTACGCCGGGTACCGGTAGGTGTCGTGGCGGCGATCGTGCCGTGGAACTTTCCCCAGAGCGTCACCTTTTTCAAACTCGCACCTGCCCTGGCCGCAGGGAACAGCTGCGTCCTCAAGCCGGCGCCCGAAACGGTGCTGGACGCGTGGCTGATTGCCGACGCGGCAGCTGAGGCTGGAATCCCGCCTGGCGTCATCAATCTGGTCACCGGTGGGCCCGCCGTTGGTGCCTATCTTGTGCAACACCCGGACGTCGACAAGGTGGCCTTTACCGGGTCAACGCGCGCTGGTCGGTCGATCGGTGAGGTATGCGGCCGGCTGTTGCGGCCTGTGACTTTGGAATTGGGCGGTAAGTCGGCGACCGTGATCCTGGACGACGCCGACCTCGCGTCCACAGTTCAGGGGCTGTTTCCCTGCACGCTGGTCAACAGCGGCCAGACATGCATGCTCGGTACCAGGGTGCTGGCGCCACGAAGTCGCTACGACGAGGTCGTCGATGCGCTCACCGCCTTCGCTTCGGCGCTGCCGATGGGAGATCCGTTCGACTTGCACACGATGCTGGGGCCGCTGGTCAGCAGCCGGCAGCGTGACCGTGTCGAGCGGTACATCGCTCTCGGCCGCAAGGAGGGGCGCCTTGTTCTGGGCGGGGGAAGGCCACCGGATCTGGACAAGGGGTGGTACGTGTCGGCAACGATTTTTTCCGACGTGTCCAACGATGCGACCATCGCCCGTGAAGAAATCTTCGGTCCGGTGCTCACGGTTATCCCTTACGACAATGAGGAAGATGCGATTCGCATCGCCAACGACTCCCGGTACGGCCTCGGCGGCAGTGTGTGGAGCGCCGATCCGGAGCGAGCGCGTGCTGTCGCATCCCGGATACGTACCGGGACGATCGGCGTGAACTTCTACGACATCGACTACTGCAGCCCCTTCGGCGGTATCAAAGACAGCGGAATCGGACGCGAGCTCGGGCCCGAAGGGCTGGCCGCATTCCAACAGCTGCAATCTGTCTACCTCAGCTGAACGCAGACACGTATCCGCACGCGGCTGCGGCGGTTCTGCGGCTGCCCGGTGCGCGTGACAGGCTAATAGTTGCATCGGCGGCTCTCATGGTTCAGGATGTGCGTGTAACCAACTGCAGGGTTGGGTACAGCGCTTGGGCGCTGTAGAGACTGGCAGGGGAGGTTTACCGATTCCGCGCGCTGGCAGCGTAAATGGGTGAGAGCCAACATTGCCCGATAGCGGCCAGAAATCCAGCAGCAGCCGGATGAGGCGCCAAGATTGAGGATCTATGACGGCACCGGTGAGGAATTGAAGGGCGCCGAGTAGCCCCTCGTATCAGCCC is drawn from Mycobacterium branderi and contains these coding sequences:
- a CDS encoding SDR family NAD(P)-dependent oxidoreductase, encoding MPDTEVSQRSRGRFVGRSAIVTGGASGLGLACARLLIAEGAWVTVCGRDETKLKSAATQLGDRANGVVCDVSDEAAVIRAVAAASERTGRLDLAVVNAGFGSGGPILSADKASWDAVLATNLTGSFLTIKHAGRAIAEAGGGSIVAMSSIAGVLTHRFMVSYNASKAGLEMLVRTAADELGVLRVRVNAVRPGLVPTEASTELVQTPSVRQDYLDKMPLARTGTPEDVAAAVAFLLSDESAWITGAILDVDGGHHLRGGPNIDPLIEKATSPEFVASAGFRPTR
- a CDS encoding ferredoxin; the encoded protein is MADVELTVDADVCEANAVCVGIAPELFALDDEDALQILEVRPQHDMLERARQAVDSCPKRALRLRQSPP
- a CDS encoding CaiB/BaiF CoA transferase family protein is translated as MTPGPLAGLRIVELAGIGPGPHAAMLLADLGADVVRIERPSYREQLDSPDAPQPMMRGRRRMLVDLKDSAGRADVLRLVQVADVLLEGFRPGVAERLGLGPADCHAGNPRLVYARMTGWGQEGPLALRAGHDINYLSLTGVLHAIGRAKERPVPPLNLIGDFGGGSMLLVIGILAALWETQRSGSGQVIDAAMIDGASLLAQMVWGLLPLGQWKDERESNLLDGYAPFYDTYECADGGFVAVGAIEPQFYRALIDGLGIDAATLPDQLDRQHWPETKARFANVFASRPREHWERLFAGTDACVTPVLSFGEVCNHPHIAARETVAKRTGVVQAMPAPRFSRTRTELPELDGKWCDLDQILAGWEEDHG
- a CDS encoding cytochrome P450, with the protein product MQENAPVYWHDEPGGAGFWAVTTAGLVKEASVRPQIFSNRFGMTMYDVSETELSAIQHMMMFMDPPRHTQYRKLVSSEFTPRSAARWASLIDRLADEIIDQVCEAGECELMSQVAGLLPSYLVAELLGVPRRDGIRLYELTEVMHSAQDAVSDEQRAAAREEMLQFGTDLRARKVRQPDESLASRLVHAEVDGHRLDDLDFNLFILLLVNAGGDTVRNLVGGAMLTLFEHPDAKSRLIADIAGLMPRAVEEFLRYQSPVVFMRRTALQDTRLGAVNIAAGEKVLLYFGAANRDPAVFADPDDFIVDRHPNPHMGFGAGGPHFCLGAHFARLEISAMMSRLLTRLPNLELVGEPTWLASNFISGPTEVNLRFTPSLKGVRY
- a CDS encoding nuclear transport factor 2 family protein translates to MTGPAPGQFRELAELEALRQLKARYFYYIDTKQWDLWLGLFTVDATLAWDSAVSTGGRDGDTRSFTGLDAIKENVVRGILNPTTSVHQGHTPVLEIISDTEARGIWPMEDIVVATHLHRLIHGWGHYHETYRKVDGAWKIASSHLTRLLLQDTGL
- a CDS encoding aldehyde dehydrogenase, yielding MDRLGSSLFIGGKWVPSRTDKHFDIVCASTEEVVGTAPEATPEDVDAAVLAARSAVDDPDGWAHWDSSKRAATLEQFADVMQQRGDELGRLVTLQNGMPTTIANLSEVVAPPKLLRYYATLARSVRLEEERVSMSGGTTVVRRVPVGVVAAIVPWNFPQSVTFFKLAPALAAGNSCVLKPAPETVLDAWLIADAAAEAGIPPGVINLVTGGPAVGAYLVQHPDVDKVAFTGSTRAGRSIGEVCGRLLRPVTLELGGKSATVILDDADLASTVQGLFPCTLVNSGQTCMLGTRVLAPRSRYDEVVDALTAFASALPMGDPFDLHTMLGPLVSSRQRDRVERYIALGRKEGRLVLGGGRPPDLDKGWYVSATIFSDVSNDATIAREEIFGPVLTVIPYDNEEDAIRIANDSRYGLGGSVWSADPERARAVASRIRTGTIGVNFYDIDYCSPFGGIKDSGIGRELGPEGLAAFQQLQSVYLS